One Picrophilus oshimae DSM 9789 genomic region harbors:
- a CDS encoding RNA methyltransferase — translation MEVNKLISVVLVEPKYQGNIGAVARSMANSGLTDLRIVKTPIDEDARRRAMHGLYILDNARIYNSFDDAVSGFDIIAGTSDVSKSGNKFSRVPVSPEYFWDNYGLNGKRVALVFGREDNGLNNYELSKCNFFIKIIGNPEYPVYNLSHAVAIILYEMIKRVYSGNIIESNNYISPEHFNIMINRFEELLNLLGYEKPKVDKLSVMARRIAARSNITDAEYFKIMGIFRRIINRIR, via the coding sequence ATGGAAGTAAATAAATTAATCTCTGTTGTCCTTGTCGAACCAAAGTACCAGGGGAACATCGGTGCGGTTGCCAGATCAATGGCGAACAGCGGTTTAACAGATTTAAGGATAGTAAAGACGCCTATCGATGAGGATGCCAGAAGGCGTGCAATGCACGGGTTGTACATACTTGATAATGCCAGAATATACAATAGCTTCGATGATGCTGTTTCCGGCTTTGATATAATAGCCGGCACATCGGATGTCTCAAAATCAGGAAATAAATTTTCAAGGGTTCCTGTATCGCCTGAATACTTCTGGGACAATTACGGTTTAAATGGAAAACGTGTTGCCCTGGTCTTTGGCAGGGAGGACAATGGATTGAATAACTATGAATTATCAAAATGCAATTTTTTCATAAAAATTATAGGTAATCCTGAGTACCCTGTTTATAATCTATCACATGCCGTTGCAATAATATTATACGAGATGATTAAAAGGGTTTACTCCGGAAATATAATAGAATCAAACAATTATATAAGCCCTGAGCATTTCAATATAATGATAAACCGCTTTGAGGAGCTTCTTAACCTTTTGGGCTATGAAAAGCCAAAGGTCGATAAACTCTCTGTTATGGCAAGGCGCATTGCCGCAAGATCAAATATAACAGATGCCGAGTACTTTAAGATTATGGGAATATTTAGAAGAATAATAAACAGGATAAGATAG